In a single window of the Dreissena polymorpha isolate Duluth1 chromosome 3, UMN_Dpol_1.0, whole genome shotgun sequence genome:
- the LOC127872335 gene encoding protocadherin Fat 4-like → MEKYSAVEVIPSQNAPTLADTKYISGDAITDVGAEQDFAGSVINGREFQINVEQTAPNMPVFGATTYTSGSSTILDTTAGGVLIGTVTYTDADGANTTSITMGSNSYFTFVDNKNGTGSVTTTTNNITFPFSDLSGTTVTLNFNATDTCGDTVPGTMPIIVQNIKPTLTGLTPGVTTSETVDAERQITKYTCSDPSDNVTPNITVSPSTSPEYFVTRFLSGTSTNGVYEIILPTQSASWKFDYDKVNSYTIVVKCLDGKPLGTASATLVVSLTPNQPPEITNLTPGEVQLTDDMSNANANAYDVKITPTDNQNNVGSARTLTVVVTDLNNAPSFSNLPQSVPIDENVVVGTTVFTVSFTDPDDVNTHTFTLAASSYFQIAIPTSGNITTKSAINYETLGGVYSYALNVTVSDGIVTVTSTVTFTINDVNEALVWNAATYRTNVQDGAAVGTVLTDPGFAVTDEDTDDTYKCFLNCGVSAGYFSINTSACDLKVTSAYSLDAGLTSPVSCLVTAVDKGSHTATTTLIITIDDVNNYSPTFSQIYYDFTVSGSAGSGTSVGTVTATDTDTGTFGTFSYTLDKTALNGNYFTVNSATGVISTTVNMLTVCNCSGSTLTMTVTATDKGGRNVSSQVVVYVSEATTTYTTSTTDRYRTFFEDTRNIAWFSVAMVLLAVIAAVTPYVMVKYVCEGPALCKNPCRQRHMRPYNPTPREVFNPSPRTPPRPQLLQSIRKPPPPKDNQFWRSENI, encoded by the exons ATGGAAAA gtatTCCGCTGTAGAGGTTATTCCATCGCAGAATGCACCTACCCTCGCCGACACTAAGTACATATCAGGGGACGCGATCACCGATGTGGGGGCTGAACAAGACTTTGCGGGATCTGTTATCAACGGCCGCGAGTTTCAAATAAACGTCGAGCAGACCGCAC CGAACATGCCCGTATTCGGCGCCACGACCTACACTTCCGGCAGCAGCACGATACTGGACACCACTGCCGGCGGCGTCTTGATAGGGACCGTGACCTACACTGACGCCGACGGCGCCAACACGACTAGCATCACAATGGGCTCGAACAGCTATTTTACTTTCGTAGATAACAAGAATGGAACCG GCTCCGTtacaaccaccaccaacaacatTACCTTCCCGTTCTCGGACCTATCCGgaaccactgtgaccttgaacttcaatgCCACGGACACTTGCGGAGACACAGTTCCGGGAACGATGCCAATCATTGTCCAGAATATT AAACCGACGCTTACGGGTCTTACGCCAGGCGTAACGACGTCAGAAACCGTGGACGCTGAACGTCAGATTACTAAGTACACGTGCTCCGACCCGTCAGACAACGTCACCCCCAACATTACAGTCAGTCCCAGCACTTCACCGGAGTATTTTGTCACGCGCTTTTTGTCGGGTACATCAACAAATGGAG TGTACGAGATAATTCTCCCCACCCAGTCGGCCTCATGGAAATTCGACTACGACAAGGTCAACTCGTACACGATCGTGGTCAAGTGCTTGGACGGCAAACCCTTAGGTACTGCTTCCGCCACCTTGGTGGTCAGTCTGACTCCAAACCAGCCACCGGAAATCACCAATCTGACAC CCGGGGAAGTTCAACTGACAGACGACATGTCGAACGCGAACGCGAATGCATATGACGTCAAGATAACACCAACTGACAACCAGAATAACGTTGGATCGGCGAGGACGCTTACAGTCGTAGTTACAG ACCTGAACAACGCGCCCTCTTTCTCCAACCTACCACAGAGCGTCCCGATAGACGAGAACGTGGTCGTCGGTACCACCGTGTTTACGGTGTCCTTCACCGACCCCGACGACGTCAACACGCACACGTTTACGCTGGCGGCGTCATCTTACTTCCAGATCGCAATACCGACAT CGGGAAACATCACCACGAAGTCAGCCATCAACTATGAGACGCTGGGTGGCGTGTATTCATACGCTCTGAATGTCACCGTCAGTGACGGAATTGTGACGGTGACGTCAACGGTGACGTTCACAATCAATGACGTCAATGAAGCGCTTGTATGGAACGCGGCGACCTACAGAACCAACGTACAAGACGGAGCG GCCGTGGGTACTGTGCTGACTGACCCTGGGTTTGCCGTCACAGACGAGGATACCGACGACACGTACAAATGCTTTTTGAACTGCGGCGTATCCGCAGG ttatttttctATTAATACGTCAGCATGCGATCTTAAAGTGACGTCAGCATACAGCCTGGATGCCGGACTAACCAGTCCAGTCTCATGTCTAGTGACCGCAGTGGACAAGGGGTCGCACACTGCCACGACCACTCTTATCATCACGATAG ACGACGTCAACAACTATTCGCCGACGTTTTCTCAAATCTACTACGACTTTACGGTATCGGGATCCGCCGGAAGTGGTACATCCGTCGGCACCGTCACTGCCACCGACACCGACACTGGAACGTTTGGAACGTTCTCGTACACTTTGGATAAAACCGCATTAAATGGCAACTACTTCACG GTGAACAGTGCGACTGGCGTCATTAGTACCACAGTTAACATGTTAACCGTCTGCAACTGCTCCGGGAGCACCCTCACCATGACAGTGACGGCGACGGACAAAGGCGGTCGCAACGTAAGTTCACAAGTCGTCGTGTACGTTTCCGAGGCTACCACTACCTATACAACTTCCACTACAGACAG ATATCGAACCTTTTTCGAGGACACCAGGAACATCGCGTGGTTCTCGGTGGCTATGGTGCTCCTTGCAGTGATAGCGGCGGTCACACCTTACGTAATGGTCAAATACGTCTGCGAAGGACCCGCCCTGTGTAAAAACCCATGCAGACAAAG GCATATGCGCCCCTACAATCCGACGCCCCGGGAGGTGTTCAACCCATCACCGCGAACGCCACCTAGACCACAGCTTTTACAAAGCA